From the genome of Actinacidiphila yeochonensis CN732, one region includes:
- a CDS encoding DUF2516 family protein: MLVTGLYSVIAVVSWALLLLAVFAFVDAAIRRQDAYRAADKNTKGFWLIILGVAAVVMKLFSIMSFLPIIGLIAVIVYMVDVRPALRGVSGRPGRGRPRFGRRNRGSSSDGPYGPYNGRR, translated from the coding sequence GTGCTGGTGACAGGGTTGTACTCGGTGATCGCCGTTGTGTCGTGGGCGTTGTTGCTGCTCGCGGTGTTCGCGTTCGTGGATGCTGCCATCCGCCGCCAGGACGCCTACCGCGCCGCCGACAAGAACACCAAGGGCTTCTGGCTGATCATCCTGGGCGTCGCGGCCGTGGTGATGAAGCTGTTCAGCATCATGTCGTTCCTGCCGATCATCGGCCTGATCGCGGTGATCGTCTACATGGTCGACGTCCGCCCGGCGCTGCGCGGGGTGAGCGGGCGGCCGGGGCGCGGCCGGCCCCGCTTCGGGCGCCGCAACCGCGGCAGCAGCAGCGACGGCCCGTACGGCCCCTACAACGGCCGCCGCTGA
- a CDS encoding PP2C family protein-serine/threonine phosphatase, protein MSAAWHGAEQPPGTAQGAEGREGVPADAAKRPPVALPRQRQDPCPPTDAAPAAPAASFTLLVVGDDPSGAFTAPYFQEPGSPRIRVLRARNLTAAARLLGDEVHCVLLDLPDVLGSLHQVLRLAPAAAVLVLTDGPDEAAAAEAVRLGAQEHLAREEVDAGTVTRAVRYAIERKRADLAQRQLSETRLLAQENRRLERGLLPTPLLEGASGLRFAARYRPGRSRALLGGDFYDTVRTPDGTVHAMIGDVCGHGPDAAALGVELRIAWRALTFAGLGGEELLRTLQDVLVHERADEEVFATLCVVDIAPDSRSAELHLAGHPAPMLAVPGRPPALLPYDEGGPALGLLPDVSWTRVPVRLEPGWCLMLYTDGLIEGRIGQGTQRLGQDGMVAIAARHLADGLAGEELLDAVLTEVRELNEGELTDDVAVVLLERRA, encoded by the coding sequence ATGTCCGCTGCCTGGCACGGCGCCGAGCAGCCCCCGGGCACCGCGCAGGGTGCCGAGGGCCGCGAGGGCGTGCCCGCGGACGCCGCGAAGCGGCCGCCGGTGGCACTGCCGCGGCAGCGCCAGGACCCGTGCCCTCCGACCGATGCCGCGCCCGCGGCTCCGGCGGCGTCGTTCACCCTGCTGGTGGTCGGCGACGACCCCTCGGGCGCGTTCACCGCGCCCTACTTCCAGGAGCCGGGCAGCCCCCGCATCCGCGTGCTGCGGGCCCGGAACCTGACCGCCGCCGCGCGACTCCTCGGCGACGAGGTGCACTGCGTCCTGCTGGACCTGCCCGACGTGCTCGGCTCGCTCCACCAGGTGCTGCGGCTCGCCCCGGCCGCCGCCGTGCTGGTGCTGACCGACGGGCCCGACGAGGCGGCGGCCGCGGAGGCGGTCCGGCTCGGCGCGCAGGAGCACCTGGCGCGCGAGGAGGTCGACGCCGGCACCGTCACCCGGGCGGTGCGGTACGCGATCGAGCGCAAGCGCGCCGACCTCGCGCAGCGTCAGCTCAGCGAGACCCGGCTGCTGGCCCAGGAGAACCGGCGGCTGGAGCGCGGGCTGCTGCCCACCCCGCTGCTGGAGGGCGCCAGCGGCCTGCGGTTCGCCGCCCGCTACCGGCCCGGCCGCAGCCGCGCGCTGCTCGGCGGCGACTTCTACGACACCGTGCGCACCCCCGACGGCACCGTGCACGCCATGATCGGCGACGTCTGCGGCCACGGCCCGGACGCCGCGGCGCTCGGTGTCGAGCTGCGGATCGCCTGGCGGGCGCTGACCTTCGCCGGGCTGGGCGGCGAGGAGCTGCTGCGCACCCTCCAGGACGTGCTGGTGCACGAGCGGGCCGACGAGGAGGTGTTCGCCACCCTGTGCGTGGTGGACATCGCCCCCGACAGCCGCTCCGCCGAACTGCACCTGGCCGGCCACCCCGCCCCCATGCTCGCCGTACCGGGCCGACCGCCCGCACTGCTCCCCTACGACGAGGGCGGTCCGGCGCTGGGCCTGCTCCCGGACGTCTCCTGGACCCGGGTGCCGGTGCGGCTGGAGCCGGGCTGGTGCCTGATGCTCTACACCGACGGCCTGATCGAGGGCCGGATCGGCCAGGGCACCCAGCGGCTGGGGCAGGACGGCATGGTGGCGATCGCCGCCCGCCACCTCGCCGACGGCCTGGCCGGCGAGGAACTGCTCGACGCCGTCCTCACGGAGGTGCGCGAGCTCAACGAGGGCGAGCTGACGGACGACGTGGCCGTGGTGCTCCTGGAACGCCGCGCCTGA
- a CDS encoding class I SAM-dependent methyltransferase has translation MDGRRVNSGRAVGVVTRGTTNPNRLRRMDRWITASFARQLRGAADPLAVDLGYGAAPWTAVELLDRLRQVRPDAEVVGVEIDPARVAAALPYTRAGLSFVRGGFEVPLPDGRRPLLIRAANVLRQYEEDGVAAAWARLYGRLAPGGLLVEGTCDEVGRRHVWVALGPEGPRTVTFAARLSTLERPSDLAERLPKALIHRNVPGEPVHAFLTAFDRAWAAAAPLSALGVRQRWIRAVRDLRDAGWPVLDGPGRWRQGEVTLAWPALAPADGPLRAG, from the coding sequence ATGGACGGCAGGCGCGTGAACAGTGGACGCGCCGTCGGTGTCGTGACCCGCGGCACCACGAACCCCAACCGGCTGCGCCGGATGGACCGCTGGATCACCGCGTCCTTCGCCCGCCAGTTGCGCGGCGCCGCCGATCCGCTGGCCGTCGACCTCGGCTACGGGGCCGCGCCCTGGACCGCCGTCGAACTGCTCGACCGGCTGCGCCAGGTACGGCCGGACGCCGAGGTGGTGGGCGTCGAGATCGACCCGGCGCGGGTGGCGGCGGCCCTGCCGTACACGCGCGCGGGCCTGTCCTTCGTCCGCGGCGGCTTCGAGGTGCCGCTGCCGGACGGCCGCCGGCCGCTGCTGATCCGCGCCGCGAACGTGCTGCGCCAGTACGAGGAGGACGGCGTCGCCGCCGCGTGGGCCCGGCTGTACGGACGGCTGGCGCCGGGCGGGCTGCTGGTGGAGGGCACCTGCGACGAGGTCGGGCGGCGCCACGTGTGGGTGGCCCTGGGCCCCGAGGGGCCGCGCACGGTCACCTTCGCGGCGCGGCTGAGCACCTTGGAACGCCCCTCCGACCTCGCGGAACGGCTGCCCAAGGCGCTGATCCACCGCAACGTTCCGGGCGAGCCGGTGCACGCCTTCCTCACCGCGTTCGACCGGGCCTGGGCCGCCGCCGCGCCGCTGTCCGCGCTGGGGGTGCGGCAGCGCTGGATCCGGGCGGTGCGGGACCTGCGCGACGCGGGCTGGCCGGTGCTCGACGGGCCGGGGCGGTGGCGGCAGGGCGAGGTCACGCTCGCGTGGCCGGCACTGGCACCGGCCGACGGCCCGCTGCGGGCGGGCTGA
- the mshA gene encoding D-inositol-3-phosphate glycosyltransferase, with amino-acid sequence MRWSAGRRVRRVAMLSVHTSPLHQPGTGDAGGMNVYIVELARRLAERDIEVEVFTRATSGGAPPTVELAPGVLVRHVDAGPYEGLAKEDLPAQLCAFTHGVMRAWAGHRPGYYDLVHSHYWLSGHVGWLAAERWGVPLVHAMHTMAKVKNAALAAEDNPEPAARVIGETQVVAAADRLIANTEEEAGELVRHYEAAPDRVAVVHPGVNLDRFRPLPGGRAAARQRLGLPQDALVPLFAGRIQPLKAPDVLVRAAAALLAEEPALRERLVVPIVGGPSGSGLTRPEALYKLAARLGVSDVVRFEPPVDQERLADWYRAASVLVMPSYNESFGLVAIEAQACGTPVVAARVGGLPVAVADGRTGFLVSGHDPRDYARALRRFVDQPELADRLGEAAAQHARGFGWDTAAARTADVYAAAQHERRRHLRSAHG; translated from the coding sequence ATGCGGTGGTCCGCCGGGCGGCGGGTACGGCGAGTGGCGATGCTGAGCGTGCACACGTCACCCCTCCACCAGCCGGGCACCGGCGACGCCGGCGGGATGAACGTGTACATCGTCGAGCTGGCCAGGCGGCTGGCCGAGCGCGACATCGAGGTCGAGGTCTTCACCCGCGCCACCAGCGGCGGCGCGCCCCCCACCGTCGAGCTGGCGCCCGGCGTCCTCGTCCGGCACGTGGACGCCGGCCCGTACGAGGGGCTGGCCAAGGAGGACCTCCCCGCCCAGCTGTGCGCCTTCACCCACGGGGTGATGCGGGCCTGGGCCGGTCACCGTCCCGGCTACTACGACCTCGTCCACTCCCACTACTGGCTGTCCGGGCACGTCGGCTGGCTGGCGGCGGAGCGCTGGGGCGTCCCCCTGGTGCACGCCATGCACACGATGGCGAAGGTCAAGAACGCCGCCCTCGCCGCCGAGGACAACCCCGAACCGGCCGCCCGGGTGATCGGCGAGACGCAGGTGGTGGCCGCCGCCGACCGGCTCATCGCCAACACCGAGGAGGAGGCGGGGGAGCTGGTCCGGCACTACGAGGCCGCCCCCGACCGGGTCGCCGTCGTCCACCCCGGCGTGAACCTCGACCGCTTCCGTCCGCTGCCCGGCGGCCGGGCCGCCGCCCGGCAGCGCCTGGGCCTGCCGCAGGACGCCCTGGTACCGCTCTTCGCCGGCCGGATACAGCCGCTGAAGGCCCCGGACGTGCTGGTCCGGGCCGCCGCCGCACTGCTGGCGGAGGAGCCGGCGCTGCGGGAGCGGCTGGTCGTACCGATCGTCGGCGGCCCCTCGGGCAGCGGCCTGACCAGGCCGGAGGCGCTGTACAAACTCGCCGCCCGGCTGGGCGTCAGCGACGTCGTGCGGTTCGAGCCGCCGGTGGACCAGGAGCGGCTCGCCGACTGGTACCGCGCCGCCAGCGTGCTCGTCATGCCCTCCTACAACGAGTCCTTCGGGCTGGTGGCCATCGAGGCCCAGGCCTGCGGTACTCCGGTGGTGGCCGCGCGCGTCGGCGGGCTGCCGGTGGCAGTGGCCGACGGCCGCACCGGGTTCCTGGTCAGCGGCCACGACCCGCGCGACTACGCCCGGGCGCTGCGCCGCTTCGTCGACCAGCCCGAACTGGCCGACCGGCTCGGCGAGGCGGCGGCCCAGCACGCGCGCGGCTTCGGCTGGGACACCGCGGCGGCACGCACGGCCGACGTGTACGCGGCGGCGCAGCACGAGCGGCGCCGTCACCTACGATCGGCCCATGGCTGA
- a CDS encoding type III secretion system chaperone family protein, with product MTEPATETESANGTETEPATRADGGVGGAGGAGTVGGAGPSAAPSPAQARARAAVEQALREAGLPVESPSAGTYVTQLPGTRKLATTCRLVVGAHTLAVSAFVVRHPDENHDAVHRWLLERNLRLYGVAFAVDRLGDVYLSGRLPLAAVTPEEVDRLLGAVLENADGSFNTLLELGFASAIRREYAWRVSRGESTRNLDAFAHLTQPSTPS from the coding sequence GTGACGGAGCCCGCGACCGAGACCGAGTCCGCAAACGGGACCGAGACGGAGCCCGCGACCAGGGCGGACGGCGGGGTCGGTGGGGCTGGTGGGGCTGGCACGGTTGGCGGTGCGGGGCCCTCGGCGGCACCCTCGCCGGCGCAGGCGCGAGCCAGGGCCGCCGTCGAGCAGGCCCTGCGCGAGGCCGGGCTGCCGGTCGAGTCGCCGAGTGCCGGCACGTACGTCACCCAGCTTCCGGGCACCCGCAAGCTCGCCACCACCTGCCGACTGGTCGTCGGCGCGCACACCCTCGCGGTCAGCGCCTTCGTCGTCCGCCACCCGGACGAGAACCACGACGCCGTCCACCGCTGGCTGCTGGAGCGGAACCTGCGCCTGTACGGTGTCGCGTTCGCCGTGGACCGGCTCGGCGACGTCTACCTCTCCGGACGGCTGCCGCTCGCCGCCGTCACCCCGGAGGAGGTCGACCGGCTGCTCGGCGCCGTCCTGGAGAACGCCGACGGCTCCTTCAACACCCTCCTCGAACTCGGCTTCGCCTCCGCGATCCGCCGCGAGTACGCCTGGCGGGTCTCCCGGGGCGAGTCCACCCGCAACCTGGACGCCTTCGCGCACCTCACCCAGCCCTCGACGCCCTCCTGA
- a CDS encoding phosphoglyceromutase, protein MAAAYKLILLRHGESEWNAKNLFTGWVDVNLNDKGEKEAVRGGELLKDAGLLPDVVHTSVLKRAIRTSQLALEAADRHWIPVRRSWRLNERHYGALQGKDKAQTLAEFGEEQFTLWRRSYDTPPPVLADGGEFSQSDDPRYALVPAEVRPRTECLKDVVERMLPYWYDAIVPDLATGSTVLVAAHGNSLRALVKHLDGISDEAIAGLNIPTGIPLAYELDADFHPVVPGGTYLDPEAAAASIEAVKNQGKK, encoded by the coding sequence ATGGCTGCTGCGTACAAGCTGATCCTCCTCCGCCACGGCGAGAGCGAGTGGAACGCGAAGAACCTGTTCACCGGCTGGGTGGATGTCAACCTCAACGACAAGGGCGAGAAGGAGGCGGTCCGCGGCGGTGAGCTGCTCAAGGACGCGGGCCTGCTCCCCGACGTCGTGCACACCTCCGTCCTGAAGCGGGCGATCCGCACCTCGCAGCTCGCGCTGGAGGCCGCCGACCGCCACTGGATCCCGGTGCGGCGCTCCTGGCGGCTGAACGAGCGCCACTACGGCGCCCTCCAGGGCAAGGACAAGGCCCAGACCCTCGCCGAGTTCGGCGAGGAGCAGTTCACGCTGTGGCGCCGCTCCTACGACACCCCGCCGCCGGTGCTCGCGGACGGCGGTGAGTTCTCCCAGTCCGACGACCCGCGCTACGCCCTGGTCCCGGCCGAGGTGCGGCCCCGCACCGAGTGCCTGAAGGACGTCGTGGAGCGCATGCTCCCGTACTGGTACGACGCGATCGTGCCGGACCTCGCAACCGGCAGCACCGTCCTGGTCGCCGCGCACGGCAACTCGCTGCGCGCCCTGGTCAAGCACCTCGACGGCATCTCCGACGAGGCCATCGCCGGCCTCAACATCCCCACCGGCATCCCCCTCGCCTACGAGCTGGACGCCGACTTCCACCCCGTCGTCCCCGGCGGCACCTACCTCGACCCCGAGGCCGCCGCAGCCTCCATCGAGGCGGTCAAGAACCAGGGCAAGAAGTAA
- a CDS encoding GIY-YIG nuclease family protein, with translation MYGWHFGQAPHAALEAGRLLYVGIAPRFMASRASTQNLRKRVRHHYRGNASVSTLRLTLGCLLGLELRRVGSSRRMTFGKLGEAELSAWMAEHARVCWVETSEPWKLEARLISEFDVPLNLDQNTHNPFYGELKRIRAEARARARELPVSA, from the coding sequence GTGTACGGGTGGCACTTCGGCCAGGCGCCGCATGCCGCCCTGGAGGCCGGGCGCCTGCTCTACGTCGGGATAGCTCCGCGCTTCATGGCGAGCCGGGCCAGCACCCAGAACCTGCGGAAAAGAGTGCGGCACCACTACCGAGGCAACGCGTCCGTCTCGACGCTGCGGCTCACGCTCGGGTGCCTGCTCGGGCTTGAGCTGCGTCGCGTGGGGAGCAGCAGGCGGATGACCTTCGGCAAACTCGGCGAGGCGGAGCTGAGCGCGTGGATGGCCGAGCACGCGCGCGTCTGCTGGGTCGAGACCAGCGAACCCTGGAAGTTGGAGGCGCGGCTCATCTCCGAGTTCGACGTCCCGCTGAACCTCGACCAGAACACCCACAACCCCTTCTACGGCGAACTGAAGAGGATCCGCGCCGAAGCCCGTGCCCGTGCCCGTGAGTTGCCCGTGAGTGCGTAG
- a CDS encoding NUDIX domain-containing protein — protein sequence MKRVVARVWRLIRGPLQWRVLWFAHATFMVGVTGVVRNEQGQVLLLKHRMWPADRPWGLPTGYAVRNEEFPKTIVREVREETGLDVVPGPLVQVTSGYKLRVEIAYEALHVGGTLKLDGFEILEAGWFSPDALPEGMQEAHVQLIKAGGPM from the coding sequence ATGAAGCGGGTCGTTGCTCGGGTGTGGAGGCTTATTCGCGGGCCCTTGCAATGGCGGGTCCTGTGGTTCGCGCATGCCACGTTCATGGTTGGCGTGACGGGGGTGGTGCGGAACGAGCAGGGGCAGGTCCTGCTGCTCAAGCACCGGATGTGGCCGGCGGACCGGCCGTGGGGGCTGCCGACCGGGTACGCGGTCAGGAACGAGGAGTTCCCGAAGACGATCGTTCGAGAGGTCCGGGAGGAGACCGGCCTGGACGTCGTTCCGGGGCCGCTGGTCCAGGTGACCAGTGGGTACAAGCTCCGCGTGGAGATCGCCTACGAGGCACTGCATGTGGGCGGGACGCTCAAGCTGGACGGCTTCGAGATCCTGGAGGCGGGCTGGTTCAGCCCGGACGCGCTCCCTGAGGGGATGCAGGAGGCTCACGTCCAGCTCATCAAGGCGGGCGGGCCGATGTGA